In Pedobacter heparinus DSM 2366, the following are encoded in one genomic region:
- a CDS encoding alpha-L-fucosidase — translation MFRGLILTVLLAFPLLSNAQEDIYDPSAQYEYPKDPLVRKKLDQWQDLKFGVILHWGVYTAAGIPESWVISGEPWPKRDTTMAYEDYKKWYWGLASKLNPVKFNPDKWAEISKNAGMKYIVFTTKHHDGFNMFDTRQSDYKITNGPFAKNPKADVTKYIFDAYRKQGMMIGAYFSKPDWHSQDFWWDRFPTPSRNINYDMSKYPQKWQKFKDFTYNQIAEILGNYGQVDILWLDGGWVRPALKAELAREEWGMNKRGRANYPNFNQEVDMPRIAKMAREKQPGILVVDRTVHGPYENYRTPEQSVPKTQMKEPWETCITLTKSWSYRSEEKAKSGTWVIHTLAEIVAKGGNMLLGFGPTPEGEFPKEVEKPLEEVGQWLKQNGEAIYGTRITDNYNDGTTWFTQSKDGKIKYAIVCVKEGESLPATLKWKGNIPAGGSKIRLISTGKNVNWKQEGEEVVIVLPKNLMGKKTQALAFAFN, via the coding sequence ATGTTTAGAGGATTAATTTTAACCGTTTTACTGGCTTTTCCGCTACTTTCAAATGCACAGGAAGATATTTATGATCCATCTGCCCAATATGAATATCCCAAGGATCCATTGGTGAGGAAAAAACTGGACCAATGGCAGGACCTGAAGTTTGGTGTGATTTTGCATTGGGGTGTTTACACTGCTGCAGGAATTCCGGAATCATGGGTAATAAGTGGCGAGCCATGGCCTAAACGTGATACCACTATGGCTTATGAAGATTATAAAAAATGGTATTGGGGTTTGGCTTCAAAACTTAATCCGGTAAAGTTCAATCCGGATAAATGGGCTGAAATTTCTAAAAATGCAGGGATGAAATATATCGTATTTACCACCAAGCACCATGATGGGTTTAATATGTTCGATACCAGGCAAAGCGATTATAAAATTACCAATGGACCATTCGCAAAAAATCCGAAAGCTGATGTGACCAAATACATTTTTGATGCCTACCGTAAACAGGGAATGATGATTGGTGCTTATTTTTCAAAGCCAGACTGGCATTCGCAGGATTTCTGGTGGGACCGGTTTCCTACACCATCCCGGAATATCAACTACGATATGAGCAAATATCCACAGAAGTGGCAGAAATTTAAAGATTTTACCTATAACCAAATTGCTGAAATTTTGGGGAACTATGGCCAGGTAGATATTTTATGGCTGGACGGTGGCTGGGTGCGCCCGGCATTAAAAGCTGAGCTTGCGAGGGAAGAATGGGGAATGAACAAAAGAGGAAGGGCAAATTATCCTAACTTTAATCAGGAGGTAGATATGCCACGCATTGCCAAAATGGCCCGCGAAAAACAACCCGGCATATTGGTGGTGGACAGAACAGTACACGGCCCTTATGAAAATTACCGGACACCAGAACAATCTGTACCAAAAACTCAGATGAAAGAGCCCTGGGAAACCTGTATCACTTTAACAAAAAGCTGGAGCTACCGAAGCGAGGAAAAAGCAAAATCTGGAACCTGGGTAATTCATACCCTGGCTGAGATCGTAGCCAAGGGTGGAAATATGCTTTTGGGTTTTGGCCCAACACCAGAAGGTGAATTTCCTAAAGAAGTTGAAAAGCCTTTAGAAGAGGTAGGACAATGGCTAAAACAAAATGGAGAAGCCATTTACGGTACCAGAATAACCGATAATTATAATGATGGGACAACCTGGTTCACGCAGTCAAAGGATGGTAAAATAAAATATGCTATTGTCTGCGTTAAGGAAGGTGAAAGCCTACCTGCTACCCTGAAATGGAAAGGAAATATACCTGCCGGGGGTAGTAAGATCAGGTTAATCTCAACCGGTAAAAATGTGAACTGGAAGCAAGAAGGAGAAGAGGTTGTGATCGTTTTACCCAAAAACCTGATGGGAAAGAAAACACAGGCTTTGGCTTTTGCATTTAACTAA
- a CDS encoding chondroitinase family polysaccharide lyase produces the protein MNYRIATLALTLGLSTIAPGLKAQKESVPTFVKDIVTNYLTFEEAQDIANWKSEKGNLSFSSAHFKDGTQSLLWTYQNGATIEIANLKGLKEAGDFYPGGQPEVYEPSFYKKSHYGGVKMWLYQEKPSIGKITFQVGSNLQMANTAPKYRFSVNLNFTGWRAVWVNFNEDALVKNYKGSDEMTSLVALTPSGQSGKIFIDHFMLLSFVSNKRHSDLQFENHKLNLRSGDGYEILAPYQIFLAKQFNQQVDVKKLTEESKTIADRLEFLILGDKTNDWKKRNTGIEKTIDGKIKGASAIFDKLGIHKANDFVNGRPLFGIRDEHIPKEGLNYDEAILPTAFPLAMDYRLNGNKTAREKLMLTFDYLQDQGWAAGSAFGTVDHVIKLNPIATAIFLVRDDLKAQNKLKAETDMLIWHTRLGSMLTIDYTRGENSDKIRGGALAKLITILLMENDSRKQELLQDFKSYMDYVASISPGYSDTFKPDFSIYHHRGTYLNTYGTNALNTMALIHWLLSGTPYQLSPQTTGNLKQALKRQAEIAYGVDIHYGAGGRFPLGNSSLDGFTFPALAYMSMNGNTIADKEMAELFNYIYDIAEPDVVARMLSPVLTYSGTFGTLNLIERLHKMVGAQKHRPADGAVSMPYSGLMAYRQGNAFATVKGYNKYVWDFESGRGENNLGRYLSHGMLVTAQGDEKMGFKSLGLGLNEGFDWSMLPGATTKMLPADKVLYYTKGDQKYIEGKHRNFSESVVASGLQQGTNGLFALDLRDDVFPDEDKSLFDNSFRARKTYFFIGNEIICLGSSIQNNDTRYPTVTTLFQYRTDEKRKNSFNGKEISASSSLNQKADGGYFTDQNGLHYIIPKGQPIVLGQDKQISYRGANVGDQKSIVLNTSGAYEKTQEVYTKAWFDHGTNPKDKGYEYEIVLNTPTADLKPYLQNKTYEVMQKNASAHIIRHPLSGITAYAVYSAAQPLKGTLIHVDRPMLAMVKEQAGHLWLSLADPDIRQPKWNHNMSHMPDSITNGWGTGSIATLTLKGAWYIAKQLQEVETVSYMNGNTILKVFCKEGKSIDIPLQHRTMDNVDTE, from the coding sequence ATGAACTACCGGATAGCCACATTGGCACTTACACTTGGATTAAGTACGATTGCACCAGGCCTAAAAGCACAAAAGGAATCAGTGCCAACTTTTGTAAAGGATATTGTGACCAACTATCTTACTTTTGAAGAAGCGCAGGATATTGCGAACTGGAAATCAGAAAAAGGTAATCTCTCTTTTTCATCTGCTCATTTTAAAGATGGCACGCAATCGCTGCTGTGGACGTATCAAAATGGTGCCACTATAGAAATTGCCAATTTAAAGGGCTTAAAAGAAGCCGGAGATTTTTATCCTGGCGGTCAGCCTGAAGTTTACGAACCGTCGTTCTACAAAAAATCGCATTATGGAGGTGTAAAAATGTGGTTATACCAGGAAAAACCTTCCATCGGCAAAATTACTTTTCAGGTAGGCAGCAATTTGCAAATGGCAAATACGGCTCCAAAATATCGTTTTTCGGTAAACCTTAACTTTACTGGCTGGCGGGCCGTTTGGGTTAATTTTAATGAAGATGCGCTGGTAAAAAACTACAAGGGCAGTGATGAAATGACCAGTTTGGTGGCACTTACTCCATCGGGGCAAAGTGGTAAAATATTCATCGACCATTTCATGCTGCTGAGTTTTGTTTCTAATAAACGTCATTCCGATCTGCAGTTTGAAAACCATAAACTTAACCTCCGCTCTGGTGATGGCTATGAAATACTGGCACCTTACCAAATATTTTTAGCCAAACAATTTAACCAGCAGGTAGATGTTAAAAAACTAACCGAAGAAAGTAAGACCATAGCAGACCGATTGGAATTTTTAATACTTGGCGATAAAACCAACGATTGGAAAAAACGCAATACGGGCATCGAAAAAACAATAGATGGTAAAATTAAAGGTGCTTCAGCTATTTTCGATAAGCTTGGAATACATAAAGCAAACGATTTTGTAAATGGAAGACCCTTATTTGGCATCCGTGATGAACATATCCCTAAAGAAGGTTTAAATTACGATGAGGCTATCCTGCCAACTGCCTTTCCCTTAGCAATGGATTACAGGCTTAATGGCAATAAAACTGCCAGAGAAAAACTGATGCTGACCTTTGATTATTTACAGGACCAGGGTTGGGCAGCGGGCAGTGCTTTTGGTACGGTAGACCATGTGATAAAGCTTAACCCGATTGCAACCGCTATTTTTTTGGTAAGAGATGATCTGAAAGCACAAAATAAGCTAAAAGCAGAAACTGATATGCTGATCTGGCATACCCGTTTGGGCAGTATGTTAACCATTGATTACACACGGGGAGAAAATTCTGATAAAATCCGCGGAGGTGCCCTGGCCAAACTCATTACCATTTTATTAATGGAAAATGATAGCCGTAAGCAAGAGTTGTTGCAGGATTTTAAAAGCTACATGGATTATGTAGCCAGTATTTCGCCCGGCTATAGTGACACGTTTAAACCCGATTTTTCTATTTATCACCACCGGGGAACTTATTTAAATACTTATGGTACCAATGCGCTAAACACCATGGCACTCATCCATTGGCTGCTTAGTGGCACACCTTATCAGCTTTCGCCACAAACTACCGGCAACCTTAAACAGGCATTAAAGCGACAGGCGGAAATTGCCTATGGAGTAGATATTCATTATGGTGCCGGTGGGCGTTTTCCGCTGGGCAACAGCTCACTTGATGGGTTTACCTTTCCGGCACTGGCCTATATGAGTATGAATGGCAATACCATTGCAGACAAAGAAATGGCTGAACTGTTTAACTATATATACGATATTGCCGAACCAGATGTGGTAGCCAGAATGCTTAGCCCCGTGCTTACCTATTCGGGTACTTTTGGCACCTTAAATTTAATAGAACGACTGCACAAAATGGTAGGTGCACAAAAACACAGACCTGCCGATGGTGCCGTTTCAATGCCTTATTCGGGCTTAATGGCTTACCGCCAGGGCAATGCCTTTGCAACCGTAAAAGGATACAACAAATACGTTTGGGATTTTGAAAGTGGCAGAGGAGAAAATAATTTGGGCCGTTACCTTAGCCACGGTATGCTGGTAACGGCACAGGGCGATGAAAAAATGGGTTTCAAAAGTTTGGGTCTGGGTTTGAATGAAGGTTTCGATTGGTCTATGTTGCCCGGAGCTACAACTAAAATGTTACCGGCAGACAAAGTATTGTATTATACAAAAGGTGACCAAAAATATATAGAAGGTAAACACCGCAATTTCTCTGAAAGCGTAGTGGCCAGTGGACTGCAACAGGGTACCAATGGATTGTTTGCCTTAGACCTGCGTGATGATGTTTTTCCGGATGAAGATAAATCTTTGTTCGACAACAGTTTCAGGGCCCGAAAAACCTATTTCTTTATCGGTAATGAAATTATTTGCCTGGGTTCTTCCATTCAAAATAATGATACCAGGTACCCAACTGTAACCACGCTGTTTCAGTACCGAACCGATGAAAAACGGAAAAACAGTTTTAATGGAAAGGAAATCAGTGCTTCTTCATCCCTTAACCAAAAAGCCGATGGGGGTTATTTTACCGATCAGAACGGTTTGCATTACATCATTCCCAAAGGACAACCTATTGTGCTGGGCCAGGATAAGCAAATTTCTTACAGGGGCGCTAATGTAGGCGACCAAAAGTCGATCGTTTTAAACACATCCGGAGCTTATGAGAAAACACAGGAGGTATATACAAAAGCCTGGTTTGATCATGGTACAAACCCTAAAGATAAAGGGTACGAATATGAGATTGTACTGAATACGCCAACAGCTGACCTGAAACCGTACCTGCAAAATAAAACCTATGAGGTGATGCAAAAAAATGCATCAGCCCATATTATCAGGCATCCATTATCGGGTATTACCGCATACGCTGTTTATAGTGCTGCGCAACCCTTAAAAGGAACGCTTATTCATGTTGACAGACCTATGCTGGCAATGGTAAAAGAACAGGCTGGGCATTTATGGCTTAGCCTTGCCGATCCTGATATCAGGCAACCAAAATGGAATCACAATATGAGCCATATGCCCGATAGCATTACCAATGGCTGGGGCACAGGGAGCATAGCTACGCTTACCCTAAAAGGGGCATGGTATATTGCCAAACAGCTGCAGGAGGTGGAAACCGTAAGTTACATGAATGGTAACACTATCTTAAAAGTTTTTTGTAAAGAAGGCAAAAGCATAGATA
- a CDS encoding polysaccharide lyase family 8 super-sandwich domain-containing protein: MKKTILICLIIFLNLGVFAQEKIFAGYFDVEVNSPANTEVTGRIHLERNKDVLKRPVPKTYQFAITSQKNNLFSIETRFDPVGRIMGVLSTKQKLGENLLGNQQLTIVLKDGSKQLNSFPITIKVVKETLWKTLYERYKDYTVSSEGSRMYGRKLISDVKVAEMITELESNNGKFAAFGFYGKNPMEYKSPGGKTIEFEWEQVANQIGGLGYAYAKSKKYGPNGDPQARMQLKNALYSAIIAYTESVPVEGSDVMVKGKPIGPYTGDGFSNLKEYNLVGTQVVTHQWVISDALIAPSVHLIPDMLTDIKQGNKQAERVYYDFIRFYQTAMAEMIGRRSIDKSDDKEEGGRWGILQDTLRSSGAWADANLGHRGRWMLAMPIVWADYNRPLTYVQYWYSDFYKDKPFKNFSFSYGWSPHGVAADVSRWLTKFNVPAHEYKQSGFQPDGTISHHIAQGTDAAMQAYGFGWLVEAFVGFNQFKDTDFKLADKYYQFPADRLVGTYPKLIYKNRLDFLVSGRSYGEDLQKFVTKVYLSAFEDLQEARSKDTKLSNQAELDEIYNKIKKNKFEYSGTDAFWVNEFLVHRRGENEKPFYVSLKLKSKRTVGAEDFGNIRRSWYAGYGILPLKISGDEYSDKVLANLDWHALPGLTEEWRSDAIPVGHAQASLPGDNEVAGVTSDGRSGVAIYHHLPRETYSSATALKSYFFIADKIIALGNNIKRLRPGQQKEIVTTLDQSAFTQPLTIAQNGKTEVVQPGQSVNLSFEADKPVWLHIGNKGYIIYPDGKQKIIVKTGTEINITDPANASKTPGYIIAVNHGQEPATGNGYSYFLVPNVLATEMPAVLATYAKDVQIKKAIDAHGVYSATDKTWQTAFFKGTAITVGGLTVKAETPALMILKDNGSNWKLTMSNPSPSADKQQLVLYVSQPLRAGKYDYMLGGIYPRKGEYVTVSAEGTGSKIVAELPDKRDSAFYNYQEVLYNAAPVSIEIPKK; this comes from the coding sequence ATGAAAAAAACAATATTGATATGCTTGATTATTTTTCTTAATCTGGGTGTATTTGCCCAGGAAAAAATATTCGCCGGTTATTTCGATGTAGAAGTCAATAGTCCCGCCAATACGGAGGTAACAGGACGTATACATCTGGAAAGAAATAAGGATGTATTGAAGCGCCCTGTCCCTAAAACCTATCAGTTTGCCATAACCAGTCAAAAGAACAATTTGTTTAGCATTGAAACCCGTTTTGATCCAGTTGGTAGAATCATGGGAGTACTTTCTACGAAGCAAAAGTTGGGAGAAAACCTATTGGGAAATCAGCAATTAACGATAGTGTTAAAAGATGGGTCAAAACAGCTTAATTCTTTTCCAATTACCATAAAAGTAGTTAAGGAAACCCTGTGGAAAACACTTTATGAGCGATATAAGGATTATACAGTATCGTCTGAAGGGAGTAGAATGTATGGTAGAAAACTCATTTCGGATGTAAAAGTAGCCGAAATGATTACTGAACTGGAAAGTAATAATGGCAAATTTGCAGCATTTGGTTTTTACGGCAAAAATCCGATGGAATATAAAAGCCCTGGTGGAAAAACGATAGAATTTGAGTGGGAACAAGTGGCAAATCAAATTGGTGGTTTGGGCTACGCTTATGCCAAATCAAAAAAGTATGGACCAAATGGCGATCCGCAGGCCCGTATGCAGTTAAAAAATGCTTTATATTCAGCTATTATCGCTTATACGGAGAGCGTTCCGGTTGAAGGTTCAGATGTAATGGTAAAGGGTAAGCCGATAGGCCCGTATACGGGCGACGGTTTTAGTAACCTGAAAGAGTATAACCTGGTGGGAACCCAGGTGGTAACCCACCAATGGGTTATTTCTGATGCGCTCATTGCACCATCAGTACATTTAATACCAGATATGCTTACAGACATTAAACAGGGCAACAAACAGGCCGAACGTGTGTATTACGATTTTATACGTTTTTACCAAACCGCAATGGCCGAAATGATCGGCAGAAGATCGATCGATAAATCGGACGATAAAGAAGAGGGTGGTCGCTGGGGGATATTGCAGGATACCCTTCGTTCATCAGGTGCCTGGGCAGATGCCAACCTGGGGCACAGAGGTCGCTGGATGTTGGCCATGCCCATTGTTTGGGCAGATTATAACCGGCCTTTAACTTATGTGCAATACTGGTACAGTGATTTCTATAAGGATAAACCATTTAAAAATTTTAGTTTTTCTTACGGATGGAGCCCGCATGGTGTTGCAGCTGATGTGTCCAGGTGGTTAACCAAATTTAATGTACCTGCTCACGAATACAAACAATCTGGTTTTCAGCCAGATGGAACCATATCACACCATATTGCTCAGGGTACTGATGCGGCTATGCAGGCTTATGGCTTTGGATGGCTTGTTGAAGCATTTGTTGGTTTTAACCAGTTTAAAGATACGGACTTTAAGCTGGCCGATAAATATTACCAGTTTCCTGCCGATAGGCTGGTAGGTACTTATCCGAAATTGATTTATAAAAACCGCCTGGATTTTTTAGTATCCGGGAGGTCTTATGGAGAGGATCTGCAGAAGTTTGTTACCAAAGTTTATTTGTCTGCTTTTGAAGATTTGCAGGAGGCACGAAGCAAAGATACGAAGCTAAGCAACCAGGCCGAACTGGATGAAATATACAATAAGATCAAAAAAAATAAATTTGAATATTCCGGTACTGATGCTTTTTGGGTAAATGAGTTTTTGGTGCATCGCCGGGGCGAAAATGAAAAACCTTTTTATGTATCGCTAAAATTAAAATCGAAACGCACGGTTGGGGCTGAAGATTTTGGAAACATACGCAGGTCCTGGTATGCAGGTTACGGGATTCTTCCACTAAAAATAAGTGGCGATGAATATTCGGATAAAGTACTGGCCAACCTGGACTGGCATGCTCTGCCCGGTCTAACTGAAGAATGGCGTAGCGATGCTATTCCGGTTGGCCATGCACAGGCTTCTTTGCCAGGCGATAATGAGGTGGCTGGTGTAACGTCGGATGGACGATCGGGTGTAGCCATTTATCACCATCTGCCAAGGGAAACATACAGCTCTGCTACAGCTTTAAAGAGCTATTTTTTTATAGCCGATAAAATCATCGCCCTGGGCAATAACATCAAAAGACTGCGCCCCGGTCAGCAAAAAGAGATTGTAACGACGCTTGATCAGTCAGCATTTACCCAGCCGCTAACCATCGCCCAAAATGGTAAAACTGAAGTGGTACAACCAGGACAGTCGGTTAATCTTTCTTTTGAAGCTGATAAACCTGTTTGGTTACATATTGGCAATAAGGGGTATATCATTTATCCGGATGGAAAACAAAAGATAATCGTTAAAACCGGAACTGAAATAAATATTACCGACCCTGCCAATGCATCAAAAACGCCTGGTTATATCATTGCGGTCAATCACGGACAGGAACCTGCAACAGGTAATGGTTATAGTTATTTTCTGGTACCTAATGTTTTGGCCACAGAAATGCCTGCTGTACTTGCCACTTATGCAAAAGATGTACAGATAAAAAAGGCTATAGATGCACATGGGGTGTATTCGGCAACAGATAAAACCTGGCAAACGGCTTTTTTTAAAGGGACAGCAATCACAGTGGGCGGGTTAACCGTAAAGGCTGAAACGCCTGCTTTGATGATTTTGAAAGACAATGGCAGCAATTGGAAGCTGACAATGAGCAACCCTTCACCATCTGCCGACAAACAACAATTGGTCTTGTATGTGTCACAACCGCTCAGGGCTGGTAAGTATGATTATATGTTGGGTGGTATCTATCCCCGCAAGGGCGAGTATGTAACGGTCTCGGCCGAAGGTACAGGTTCTAAAATTGTGGCAGAACTTCCTGATAAAAGGGATAGTGCTTTTTACAATTACCAGGAGGTATTGTATAATGCCGCACCAGTTAGTATAGAAATTCCAAAGAAATAA
- a CDS encoding alpha-L-fucosidase, translating into MKRIGIVFFLLVMISCSLSAQDSKMEWWREARFGMFVHFGVYAQFGGVYRGHEQKVKNGEWLMNRMKVPVQEYKDTAGHFNPINFNADEWARMAKDAGMKYLVITAKHHDGFALFDTKASDWNIMKASPYGKDMIKPLADACRKYGLKFGIYYSQSQDWGNPGGFTGRRVMKQGWDNPDSTRIDAYTLAHNGSWDPIQQSKTFNEYLNGVAFPQVKELLSNYGDVSVLWWDTPGGLSAEQARQMMTMVKHLQPNIITNDRLGGNLPGDFKTPEQKIPNLAELDGKDWETCMTMNRTWGYRTADHEWKSSSELIQKLIDIAAKGGNYLLNIGPKPDGTFPVESVERLKEIGNWMSKYGEAIYGTHANPVEPVDWGRITAKDEQHGTVLYLSVFNWPGSGQLNIDGLGNKAIGATLLNSNAKLKLKQDEQGILEISGLPVSAPDKTASVIALKLNGFAKKKDFNPEKKMKSGSID; encoded by the coding sequence ATGAAACGAATTGGCATTGTTTTTTTCTTATTAGTGATGATATCATGTTCACTAAGTGCACAAGATAGTAAAATGGAGTGGTGGCGCGAAGCCCGTTTTGGAATGTTCGTTCATTTTGGTGTGTACGCCCAGTTTGGGGGTGTTTACCGGGGTCATGAACAAAAAGTTAAAAATGGAGAATGGTTGATGAACCGGATGAAAGTCCCCGTTCAGGAATATAAAGATACAGCTGGACATTTTAATCCCATAAATTTCAATGCTGATGAATGGGCACGTATGGCCAAAGACGCAGGCATGAAATATTTGGTTATTACGGCAAAGCACCATGATGGATTTGCATTGTTTGACACCAAAGCCAGCGATTGGAATATTATGAAAGCATCACCTTATGGTAAAGATATGATTAAACCTTTAGCTGATGCTTGCAGAAAGTATGGTTTAAAATTTGGTATTTATTATTCACAATCACAAGATTGGGGAAATCCTGGTGGTTTTACTGGTCGCAGGGTCATGAAACAAGGATGGGATAATCCGGATAGCACGCGTATCGATGCCTATACTTTAGCGCACAATGGCAGTTGGGACCCCATACAGCAATCAAAAACTTTCAACGAGTATTTAAACGGTGTAGCTTTTCCACAGGTAAAAGAGTTATTGTCTAACTATGGCGATGTTTCCGTATTGTGGTGGGATACACCTGGAGGATTATCTGCTGAACAGGCCAGACAAATGATGACTATGGTGAAGCACTTGCAGCCTAATATCATTACCAATGACAGGCTGGGAGGAAATTTGCCAGGTGATTTTAAAACTCCTGAACAAAAAATACCCAATCTGGCAGAGCTTGATGGTAAAGATTGGGAAACCTGTATGACCATGAACCGCACCTGGGGCTATCGCACAGCCGATCATGAATGGAAGTCTTCTTCAGAACTGATCCAGAAATTGATAGATATTGCTGCTAAAGGGGGCAATTACCTCCTCAATATCGGTCCTAAACCAGATGGTACTTTCCCCGTTGAAAGTGTTGAACGTTTAAAAGAAATAGGTAACTGGATGAGCAAATATGGTGAAGCTATTTATGGCACCCATGCTAACCCTGTTGAGCCTGTAGATTGGGGACGCATTACTGCCAAAGATGAACAACATGGTACTGTACTTTATTTGTCCGTTTTCAATTGGCCCGGCAGTGGTCAGCTAAACATTGATGGGCTGGGTAATAAGGCAATTGGTGCCACATTATTAAACAGCAATGCAAAGCTGAAACTTAAACAGGATGAGCAGGGTATTTTAGAAATTAGTGGTCTGCCTGTCAGTGCACCTGATAAAACAGCAAGTGTAATTGCTTTGAAGCTGAATGGTTTTGCAAAAAAGAAAGATTTTAATCCGGAAAAGAAAATGAAATCGGGTTCAATAGATTAA
- a CDS encoding glycoside hydrolase family 88 protein, translated as MVACAGLALGLTLACAKPTAQLTDEKIASIFELEKIYADNAFKIVKSTGKMPRSLEKGFQPISDWTSGFYPGNLWLVYEFTRDKDILKKAEYATALVEDNKDYTHDHDIGFMIYSSYGNGYRLTKNEKYKAVMIEASKSAIKRYNPKVKSIMSWNPSAARDWKFPVIIDNMINLELLLNGTGFTGDSTYYNVAVNHANTTMKNQYRSDYSCSHVVDYDPLTGKMRKRDWNNGDSNPETASWSRGQSWGLYGFGFMYKYTHKKEYLTQAENIAAYILNNQNMPEDMVPYWDYRAPKIPTQKDASAAALLASGLMQLAELSPANGKKYFKAGEKILESLSAAPYLNESGKGNYLLNHATGNFLRKSEVDGGLIYADYYYLEALLRYQKLKQKIEF; from the coding sequence GTGGTTGCTTGTGCTGGTTTGGCATTAGGTTTAACCCTGGCTTGTGCAAAACCAACTGCTCAACTTACAGATGAGAAAATTGCTTCGATTTTTGAATTGGAGAAGATATATGCCGACAATGCCTTTAAAATCGTAAAATCGACCGGTAAAATGCCGCGTTCATTAGAGAAAGGTTTTCAACCTATTTCTGACTGGACCAGCGGCTTTTATCCTGGAAATTTGTGGCTGGTGTATGAATTTACCAGGGACAAAGACATCCTTAAAAAAGCCGAATATGCTACGGCCCTGGTAGAGGACAATAAGGACTATACGCATGACCATGATATTGGTTTCATGATTTATAGCAGTTATGGCAATGGGTACCGGCTTACTAAAAATGAAAAATACAAAGCAGTGATGATTGAGGCCTCTAAATCGGCCATTAAAAGGTATAATCCTAAAGTGAAATCAATTATGTCCTGGAATCCCAGTGCAGCACGGGACTGGAAATTTCCGGTAATTATCGACAATATGATAAATCTGGAACTGTTACTGAATGGGACCGGATTTACCGGTGACAGTACTTATTACAATGTAGCGGTTAATCATGCCAATACGACCATGAAAAACCAGTACAGGTCAGACTACAGTTGTTCGCATGTCGTAGATTATGACCCGCTTACAGGAAAAATGCGTAAACGTGACTGGAACAATGGAGATAGCAACCCTGAAACCGCGTCCTGGAGCCGTGGCCAGAGCTGGGGGTTGTATGGGTTTGGATTTATGTATAAATACACACATAAAAAAGAGTATTTAACCCAGGCAGAAAATATAGCTGCATATATTCTAAACAATCAGAATATGCCTGAAGATATGGTACCTTACTGGGATTATCGCGCACCGAAAATCCCTACCCAGAAAGATGCCTCGGCAGCTGCATTGCTTGCATCAGGCTTAATGCAGCTTGCAGAATTGTCACCGGCCAATGGCAAAAAGTACTTTAAAGCGGGCGAAAAAATTCTGGAAAGCCTTTCTGCCGCACCTTACCTGAACGAGAGTGGCAAAGGCAATTATCTACTGAACCATGCTACCGGTAATTTCTTAAGAAAATCTGAAGTAGATGGCGGTCTGATATATGCAGATTATTATTATTTAGAAGCTTTATTGAGGTATCAGAAATTGAAGCAAAAAATTGAATTTTAA